In Spirosoma pollinicola, the genomic window CCCGCAGCTTTCAGTTTTGGAAAAATCGCTTCGTAACTGGCAACCAGCTCGTCATGAAATTTTGGATTGTTGAAGCCGTCATTGATACCCTTGCCTGCACCTTGTGGCAAAGCGACCGTTAAGCCGTGTTTTTGCACGATTGGCCATTCGTCTGGATTGAGTAGTTCAATCGACTTGATGCCAATTTCTTTAGCAGCTTTACAGAAATCCTCGAGCGGAATTTTGCTGTAACACCACTTACAAACGGAGTGATTGATGTGCCCTTTCAGCAAAGGGGCTGTTTGTTCGGATTGTGCCATAGAACTTGCAAATGAGTCAGACAGCAAGGGTAGCGTCAATGCGGTACCAGTAAGCGTTTTGAGAGCCGATCGGCGTATCATAATGAGTGAATGAAAGAATGAGTGAGTAAATGAGTGATTAGTTGGCGCAGCAGTTTTCACTCTTTCGCTCTTTCACTCTTTCACGTTAGTTACAGTTCGCGTATCCGAATATTGCGGTACCATACCTTATTGCCATGATCCTGCAAGGCAATATGGCCGGTAGCATATTTACCAAAGCCTTCCCACCCTTTAAATTTACTCTCCGATACCATTTTATCCCACTCGGGGCCACTGGTTGGATATTCGGCGGTTTTTTTGCCGTTCAGGTACTGCTCCGCTTTGCCATTGTTGATGACCAAACGAGCCTTGTTCCATTCACCTGCCGGTTTAGCTGCTCCGAGTGTAACGGGCTTTTGTAGATCATAGAGCGAACCCGCCGTACGGTTACCATCCCGCCCCTGTTTAGCATCCGGGTGACGCTCGTTATCAAGCACCTGCATTTCAGGACCCGTTTGATAAGTAGCCTTAAACTGGGGGTCCTCGTGAACGTGGAAAATAATACCACTATTTCCACCCTCGGCAATTTTCCACTCGATTTCCAGCTCAAAGTTGCCGTACTCTTTGTTTGTCACTAAATCACCAACACCACCCGCCGTAAGGTGAATAGCCCCATCATCAACAGTCCATTTCTCGGTCACAGGCTGTCCTTCTTTCAGGTAAACATGCCAACCCGACAGGGTTTTACCATCGAACAGCGTTTCCCATTTGCCTTTCTTCAACAGATGAGTTGGTTGAGCAACAGATGGATTGTGGGGATTGATGCCCGCATCGACAGATGGAGCGTTAAGTGTCAGAGTGAGAGCCAGCAGACCAAGCGTTAGCGGTGGCCGAAATGTAATACCATTTGCTGGAAAACGCAGATAGTTCATAGTTGAGAATCGTTAGGATTTTGTCGGGGCAATAGTACTAAAAAAATGCACACCCATAACGTTTACTAAATATTTACCCTTGGGCTTATCTACATGCAATTTTAGATAGTCTAAATCTGTTGGATTAATGCAACACTAATTTGGGTTGCCTATTATTGCAACATTATGGAAGCGACAACATTGGTACCTGCCGAAAAACAACGTTATCAGAAGCATTTAAACTTACCGGAAATTGGCACAAAGGGCCAGTTAAGGCTCAAAAATGCCCGTGTTCTGGTAGTGGGCGCGGGTGGTCTGGGTTGCCCGGTACTGCTATACTTAACAGCGGCCGGGGTAGGTACAATTGGTGTCATTGATCCTGATGTTGTTGACCTTAGCAATCTGCAACGGCAAGTTCTTTACACGACCGATGAGGTTGGTAAACCTAAAGTGAAGGCCGCGATAAACCATTTAAACCGACTTAATCCAGACATCACGTTCGATACATTCACAACGGCTCTGGACATCACGAACGCCCGCGCCATTATTGACGCGTATGATATTGTAGTGGACTGCACCGATAATTTCAAGGTACGCTACTTAGTGAATGACGTATGCGTTGCGCAGGGTAAACCCTTCGTGTATGGGGCCATTCATCGATTTGAGGGTCAGGTGGCAGTACTAAATGCCGACCTCGGCGATGGGAAACGGGGCCCTACTTACCGGTGCCTTTTCCCGGAGTACCCAAACGACATTGAAATTCCCAATTGTAATGATACAGGTGTATTGGGCGTATTGCCTGGCGTTATTGGCACCTACCAGGCCAACGAAGTCATAAAACTTATTACAGACATTGGTCAGTCGCTTGGTGAACACCTGCTTATGGTCGATCTGCTGAACATGAGTCAGCAAAAGATTAAAACAAAGCGCCGGGCCGACGCGGAGAAGATTGCCCGCGAAGGCTTGATTTCGGCGGGCTCCAGACCTAATCCTGCTGCTTTAGGTCCGCAAAAAATATCCGTTCAGGAATTAGCAGATCGGCTGGCATTGGGCGAAGACCTCTTCCTGCTCGATGTGCGCGAACGTCCCGAGTTCGAACTTTGCCATCTGGAAGGAGCCGTTCTGATTCCGGTGGGCATGATTCCCAACAACCGGAAACGTATTCCGACCGACAAGCCAGTTATTGTTTATTGCCATCACGGTATCCGGTCGGCCAACGTAGCTCAATACCTCTACGCACAGGGTGGCCTGACAAATCTTTTCAATTTGGATGGGGGAATTAACGCCTGGGCGCGGGATATTGAACCCGAGATGGCTATTTATTAGTTATTGATTGATATTACTCAATTATCATGTTTGTTACCGTATTAAAATCAAAATTGCACCGAGTTAAAGTCACGCAGGCTGAACTAAACTATGTTGGCAGCATCACCATTGATGAAGACCTGATGGACGCGGCCAACTTACTCGAAAACGAACAGGTTCATATTGTTAACAATAACAACGGCGAACGGCTCATTACTTATGTTATTAAAGGCGAGCGCGGTTCCGGAATTATCTGCCTGAATGGGGCAGCCGCCCGCCGGGCACAGGTTGGCGATATTGTCATTATCATAGCATACGCCATGATGACCGCAGAAGAAGCTAGGATGCACAAGCCAACCGTAGTTTTCCCAAATGAGAATAACCAATTAGTGAACGGATAGCCCTTTTACTAACCATTTACCCCAGTTTCAGCGAAACTCCGTTACTTTGTAGCGGAGTTTTCTGTTTCGCGGTCGAATAGCCGCATTCGTAACCATCTCTGCTCGGCTTGCCAGCCGTGCCACTTCTATATGAATCTCAAAAACATTATCAAGTACATTGTCTCGCTGGCCATTGCCGGGGGGCTACTCTTGTTTACATTCCAGCAAAGTCACCTCGACGCAGCAGATTTGTGGCAAAAAATAAAGGGCGCCGATTATCGATGGGTGTTACTATCGGCGGTATTTACCATTGTAGCACACTGGAGCCGGGCAGAACGCTGGCGTATTCTATTGGAACCGGTCGTACCGCAACGCACAAATTCGCTCGATACAACAGCCAGTGTATTAACAGGTTATCTAGCCAATTTAGCCCTGCCCCGTGCGGGCGAAGTAGCCCGTTGTGGTACGCTTTACCGGCTGTCGGGCGTGCCGATTAATGTTAGTTTCGGTACAGTTGTAGCCGAACGCTTGTTCGATCTACTGATGCTGATCCTTTTACTAGGTACTACGTTTATTCTGGAATTTGACCGATTGAGCCAATTCTTCATGGAATTTATTGGCGGCAAGCTCCCCAAAGGCTCTAGTGGTTCCGGGGTATTGCTGCTGGCAGTTGCCGTTGTATTGGGTCTGGCATTGCTGGGATGGTTTTTGTTTAGTCGGTACCGGGAGGCACTGGGTCGTCATCCGCTCTACCAAAAAGTTAGTGCCTTTGCAAAAGGACTACTGGAAGGCTTGTTAAGTGTTCGAAAAATTCGTCGGCCGGGGGCATTTGTATTTTATACGCTGCTGATCTGGGCGATGTATTACCTCATGTCGTTCTCGTTATTCTTTGCCATGCCCGCAACAGCAAACTTAGGCCCACTGGCGGGTCTGACGATTTTGGTGGTTGGTTCCTTAGGTATGGCAGCTCCAACACCGGGCGGCATTGGTTCTTTCCACCTCTTGGTAGGCCAAGTAGCACTGCTGTATGGCCTTACCAGCCAGGATGGGCAAGTACTGGCTACCTTCATTCATGGTGTGTCGACAATAATGATTATTATTCTGGGCATTATTTCGCTGTTGGTGGTCCTGTTCCGAAGCAATAAAACAACCATGGCTATGGACGTGCTGGACGACCCCAAAGCAATCAAACTTGAGCGGTAATCCAGCTTATTTTTATGACCGAATCTAAAATTTTAACGAGGGAGAAGGCAATTCAACAAGCCGAAAAATGGCGAGCCGAAGGCCAGCAAATCGTTTTTACCAACGGCTGCTTCGACATCGTTCATCTCGGCCACATCGATTACCTCGAAAAAGCCCGCAGCCTGGGCAACCGCCTGATTCTGGGCCTGAATACCGACGAGTCTGTTAGCTGTATAAAAGGCCCATTACGCCCTGTCGTGAATGAATACGCTCGCGCCCGGCTCATGGCTGCCCTCGAATTTGTCGATGCGGTTACGCTCTTTGGCGAGCCAACACCTCTCGAACTAATTGAGGCAGTAAAACCCGATGTACTCGTGAAAGGCGATGATTATACAGTTGCCACAATTGTTGGGGCCGACTTTGTTTTAGGCCGGGGTGGCCGTGTCGAAACGGTTGCGCTTGTGCCGGGCTATTCGACTACAAAACTCATCGACCGCATAAAGGCGAGTTACTAGGCAACTTTTCTATCTATTCACTCGGGAGCGGTTTAGCTTGTCAAAAGGCTCCCCAGCTTGATAAATGGTGAAGCCATTGGGATACTTTTTCGTCCCAATAGTTGTTTTACCTATAACGAGCCAATACATTGGCCGTTTAATTGAAACCACAAACCTAACGAACAAAGATGATCTGGTTAATAATGATTCTTATCTTCGGTGCCAGTGCATTCGTGAGCTGGCGGTTACGAAGCAAGTTTAATGAATACTCACAAATTGGCTTGAGCAACGGCCTGAGCGGTGCCGAAGTGGCCCAGAGAATGCTGAATGAAAACGGCATTTACGACGTTCGCGTTGTTTCTGTCGAAGGTATGCTCACCGATAATTACAACCCACAGGAAAAAACCGTTAACCTCAGCGCCGACGTGTATTATGGCCGTAGTGTTGCTTCAGCAGCCGTAGCTGCCCACGAGTGCGGTCACGCTGTGCAGCATCAGAAAGCCTATGCACCGCTCAAACTTCGGTCGGCAATGGTGCCGGTGTTGACGTTTTCATCACGGTATATGCAGTGGATATTGCTGGGGGGTATTCTGCTACTTCGGACAACCCCGCTTCCGCTGGCAGTGGGCGTTGGTCTGTTTGCGCTAACAACCTTTTTTAGCTTTATAACACTACCTGTTGAGTTCGACGCCAGCCGTCGGGCACTGGCCTGGATTCAAACGCGCGGTATTGTGAATGAACGCGAATATGGCTTTGCCAAAGATGCACTCTGGTGGGCCGCCATGACTTACGTCGTAGCCGCGCTGGGTTCACTGGCAACCTTACTTTACTACGCGAGCATTTTAATGGGTGGCCGACGAAGCAACTAATTTATTCGAAAGCCAATTTAAAGTTAATAGGTTGATCTGAAAGGTTTTTTAACCACAGAGGCACAAAGAGCACAGAGGTTCAATAGGGTAGAAATTATCCCGTTAGATCTCTGTGCTCTTTGTGCCTCTGTGGTTAAAAAACCTTTGTCGAATGCCAATAAACTATTTTATTGGCATTATCCCATTCGTAAATCCGTCAATACGCTAACCACATAGCCGGAGTTTACCATTTCCTGCGTTGGGGCGGAGCGGTCAATAAGCGTTCCGGCAACGGCTACTGCCAGCGCAATAACAAGCGCAGGCCAGAATCCAACAATCGTGAAACTGTCCAGAAAGCTATCAATTAGCTTCAGCAAAACAGCTGTGACGATGATTCGAACGATGCCGGTCAACAAGAAAAACGTAACTAAATTAAGCGGAAACCGAATAAGCCAGCCAATAACGAAGTTGAGTAAGCCCAACAAAACAGCAATCAGAATAGCTGTTCCAAAGTTTTTAACATCAACTTGTGGCATCAGATACGCCAGACCGAAAATGACAGCGGCATCGAGTAATAAATGTAGGATTAGATTCATAATCAGGTTGTAATTTGTTTTTTAAACAACTGTTTTGCGTCAGGATGGTTTGATACTCTATACACGAACACGTTTGCCATGCACCGTATCCCGATTTTACTTTTCACGCTGCTCTTCTCCTGTTGCCGGGGAGCCTCACAGCAACAGCCCGCGACTGTTCAAACCGATTCGGTACCAGCTTACCGTCTTGATAGAGCCAGCCGCGACGGTATCGGCAAGTTTTATCAGGGCCGCGAAATTGCCCAGGTCATGGGCCACCTTGGCGCATCGTGGCTCGAACGTCCGGGGCGGGAGCAGGAAGAGCGCACCGACTTATTACTGAAAGCACTCGCGCTTAAGCCAACCTACGTGGTCGCTGATATTGGCGCCGGAACAGGCTACTTTACCTTCCTGATGGCTCCGAAAGTATCAAAAGGCAAAGT contains:
- a CDS encoding 3-keto-disaccharide hydrolase, whose product is MNYLRFPANGITFRPPLTLGLLALTLTLNAPSVDAGINPHNPSVAQPTHLLKKGKWETLFDGKTLSGWHVYLKEGQPVTEKWTVDDGAIHLTAGGVGDLVTNKEYGNFELEIEWKIAEGGNSGIIFHVHEDPQFKATYQTGPEMQVLDNERHPDAKQGRDGNRTAGSLYDLQKPVTLGAAKPAGEWNKARLVINNGKAEQYLNGKKTAEYPTSGPEWDKMVSESKFKGWEGFGKYATGHIALQDHGNKVWYRNIRIREL
- the moeB gene encoding molybdopterin-synthase adenylyltransferase MoeB, translated to MEATTLVPAEKQRYQKHLNLPEIGTKGQLRLKNARVLVVGAGGLGCPVLLYLTAAGVGTIGVIDPDVVDLSNLQRQVLYTTDEVGKPKVKAAINHLNRLNPDITFDTFTTALDITNARAIIDAYDIVVDCTDNFKVRYLVNDVCVAQGKPFVYGAIHRFEGQVAVLNADLGDGKRGPTYRCLFPEYPNDIEIPNCNDTGVLGVLPGVIGTYQANEVIKLITDIGQSLGEHLLMVDLLNMSQQKIKTKRRADAEKIAREGLISAGSRPNPAALGPQKISVQELADRLALGEDLFLLDVRERPEFELCHLEGAVLIPVGMIPNNRKRIPTDKPVIVYCHHGIRSANVAQYLYAQGGLTNLFNLDGGINAWARDIEPEMAIY
- the panD gene encoding aspartate 1-decarboxylase → MFVTVLKSKLHRVKVTQAELNYVGSITIDEDLMDAANLLENEQVHIVNNNNGERLITYVIKGERGSGIICLNGAAARRAQVGDIVIIIAYAMMTAEEARMHKPTVVFPNENNQLVNG
- a CDS encoding lysylphosphatidylglycerol synthase transmembrane domain-containing protein encodes the protein MNLKNIIKYIVSLAIAGGLLLFTFQQSHLDAADLWQKIKGADYRWVLLSAVFTIVAHWSRAERWRILLEPVVPQRTNSLDTTASVLTGYLANLALPRAGEVARCGTLYRLSGVPINVSFGTVVAERLFDLLMLILLLGTTFILEFDRLSQFFMEFIGGKLPKGSSGSGVLLLAVAVVLGLALLGWFLFSRYREALGRHPLYQKVSAFAKGLLEGLLSVRKIRRPGAFVFYTLLIWAMYYLMSFSLFFAMPATANLGPLAGLTILVVGSLGMAAPTPGGIGSFHLLVGQVALLYGLTSQDGQVLATFIHGVSTIMIIILGIISLLVVLFRSNKTTMAMDVLDDPKAIKLER
- the rfaE2 gene encoding D-glycero-beta-D-manno-heptose 1-phosphate adenylyltransferase; translation: MTESKILTREKAIQQAEKWRAEGQQIVFTNGCFDIVHLGHIDYLEKARSLGNRLILGLNTDESVSCIKGPLRPVVNEYARARLMAALEFVDAVTLFGEPTPLELIEAVKPDVLVKGDDYTVATIVGADFVLGRGGRVETVALVPGYSTTKLIDRIKASY
- a CDS encoding zinc metallopeptidase, whose translation is MILIFGASAFVSWRLRSKFNEYSQIGLSNGLSGAEVAQRMLNENGIYDVRVVSVEGMLTDNYNPQEKTVNLSADVYYGRSVASAAVAAHECGHAVQHQKAYAPLKLRSAMVPVLTFSSRYMQWILLGGILLLRTTPLPLAVGVGLFALTTFFSFITLPVEFDASRRALAWIQTRGIVNEREYGFAKDALWWAAMTYVVAALGSLATLLYYASILMGGRRSN
- a CDS encoding phage holin family protein, giving the protein MNLILHLLLDAAVIFGLAYLMPQVDVKNFGTAILIAVLLGLLNFVIGWLIRFPLNLVTFFLLTGIVRIIVTAVLLKLIDSFLDSFTIVGFWPALVIALAVAVAGTLIDRSAPTQEMVNSGYVVSVLTDLRMG